One genomic segment of Methanothermococcus okinawensis IH1 includes these proteins:
- the hemL gene encoding glutamate-1-semialdehyde 2,1-aminomutase, whose translation MFKNINLSKSKKLFEEAQKYLVKGVNSPVRYFKPFPFFVEKAKDCYLFDVDGNRYIDYCLAYGPMVLGHANDNIINTVKEQLELGTAYGCPTEKEIVLAKEIVNRMPCAEMVRFVNSGTEATMSAIRLARGITKKNKIIKFDGAYHGAHDYVLVKSGSGALTHGSPNSPGIPEETTKNTLLVPFNNEDAIKKTIAENKDEIACIIVEPVMGNIGCIPPKEGYLKFLREITEENDIILIFDEVITGFRIAPGGAQEYYNVVPDLATVGKIIGGGFPIGAIVGKKELMENFSPNGNIYQAGTFNGNPISVSAGIETLKNLDNEFYTQTSKTAKKISDFIGETAEKYKIPNKIYNVSSMFQIYFNENEVVDYETAKKSNTERFMKYFYGLLDNGVFIAPSQFECCFTSIKHDDEVVEKTLNAIEEVFKSLK comes from the coding sequence ATGTTTAAAAACATAAATCTATCAAAATCAAAGAAATTATTTGAGGAAGCTCAGAAATATCTTGTAAAAGGAGTAAATAGTCCAGTAAGATACTTCAAACCATTTCCATTTTTTGTTGAAAAGGCAAAAGATTGCTATTTATTTGATGTAGATGGCAATAGATATATCGACTACTGCTTAGCTTATGGTCCTATGGTGTTGGGGCATGCCAATGACAATATAATAAACACTGTAAAAGAACAGCTTGAACTGGGAACTGCCTATGGATGCCCTACTGAAAAGGAAATTGTCCTTGCAAAAGAAATAGTAAATAGAATGCCCTGTGCAGAGATGGTAAGATTTGTAAATTCTGGAACTGAGGCTACAATGAGTGCCATTAGACTTGCAAGAGGCATTACTAAAAAAAATAAAATTATAAAATTTGATGGTGCATACCACGGAGCTCATGACTATGTGCTTGTGAAAAGTGGAAGCGGAGCTCTCACACATGGATCTCCTAACTCACCAGGTATCCCTGAGGAAACTACAAAAAATACATTATTAGTTCCTTTTAATAATGAGGATGCCATTAAAAAAACCATTGCTGAAAATAAAGATGAAATTGCCTGCATTATTGTTGAACCAGTGATGGGCAATATTGGATGCATTCCTCCAAAAGAAGGATATTTAAAATTTTTAAGAGAAATTACTGAGGAAAATGATATAATATTGATATTTGATGAGGTAATTACAGGATTTAGAATAGCACCAGGGGGAGCTCAGGAATACTATAATGTTGTTCCCGACTTAGCAACAGTCGGAAAAATAATAGGTGGCGGTTTTCCAATTGGTGCAATTGTTGGTAAGAAGGAGCTCATGGAAAATTTTTCACCAAATGGAAATATTTATCAGGCAGGCACATTTAACGGAAATCCAATTTCAGTTAGTGCAGGTATTGAAACCTTAAAAAACCTTGATAACGAGTTTTACACACAAACTTCAAAAACTGCCAAAAAAATAAGCGATTTTATAGGAGAAACTGCTGAAAAATATAAAATACCTAATAAGATATATAATGTGAGCTCGATGTTTCAGATATACTTCAATGAAAATGAAGTAGTGGATTATGAAACTGCCAAAAAAAGCAATACAGAAAGATTTATGAAGTATTTTTATGGTCTTTTGGACAATGGCGTATTTATAGCACCATCACAATTTGAATGCTGTTTCACATCCATTAAACATGATGATGAAGTTGTTGAAAAAACATTAAATGCTATTGAAGAAGTATTTAAATCGCTTAAATAA
- a CDS encoding EMC6-like membrane protein produces the protein MDLEGKTAIIHTIGGILFGLLANYIYTAGLGTLSGIVTLLFLFVGLIITGHITAMIVGKGSLSQKQWLGSGGVSYFFTSVVFWVLVYNGVLL, from the coding sequence ATGGATTTAGAAGGAAAAACAGCAATAATCCATACTATTGGAGGAATATTATTTGGATTATTGGCGAATTATATATATACAGCAGGTCTTGGAACTTTAAGCGGTATTGTAACATTGTTGTTTTTATTTGTGGGGCTTATTATAACGGGGCATATCACTGCAATGATAGTTGGCAAGGGAAGCCTAAGTCAAAAACAGTGGTTGGGAAGTGGAGGTGTTTCTTACTTCTTTACATCGGTGGTTTTTTGGGTTTTAGTGTATAATGGTGTATTGTTATAA